In the genome of Gemmatimonas sp., one region contains:
- a CDS encoding hydrogenase maturation protease, producing MQRRDVEFTDHGYLVLRAEVAQEFFPFNVLVALRRGPELWLLPTRGAAAGGLILKQRNLRGDRSVLVRETLDDVIPHGTRPAFWDDANGALRVALVEPDA from the coding sequence ATGCAGCGGCGTGACGTCGAATTCACGGACCACGGCTACCTCGTCCTGCGCGCCGAGGTGGCGCAGGAGTTCTTCCCGTTCAACGTGCTGGTCGCGCTGCGACGCGGACCGGAACTGTGGTTGCTGCCCACCCGCGGGGCCGCAGCCGGTGGGCTGATCCTGAAGCAGCGCAACCTGCGTGGCGACCGGAGCGTGCTTGTTCGCGAGACGCTCGACGACGTGATCCCACACGGCACCCGGCCGGCCTTCTGGGACGACGCCAACGGGGCGTTGCGCGTGGCCCTGGTCGAGCCTGATGCCTGA
- a CDS encoding hydrogenase maturation protease: MTPEVRAPSVSAVHHEASGPVKDAGPVRTLIIGCGNILRGDDAVGPVFIRSLWERGVPAGVRCADGGTGGMDVAFQMRGVPHVILVDACRSGSEPGALFKLPGSEVEHLPPLAGINLHAFRWDHALAFARWLLKEEYPKTITVYLIEGQHFTVGEALSPAVEASMHRLADLLLAELHDAAA, encoded by the coding sequence ATGACTCCGGAGGTGCGTGCGCCATCCGTTTCGGCGGTACATCACGAGGCGTCGGGCCCGGTGAAGGATGCCGGGCCCGTTCGCACGTTGATCATCGGATGTGGAAACATCCTGCGCGGCGACGATGCCGTTGGGCCGGTGTTCATTCGTTCCCTGTGGGAACGCGGCGTGCCCGCTGGCGTGCGCTGCGCCGATGGCGGCACGGGTGGCATGGATGTCGCCTTTCAGATGCGAGGTGTGCCGCACGTCATCCTGGTGGACGCCTGTCGTAGCGGCTCGGAACCCGGCGCACTGTTCAAACTGCCTGGCAGCGAGGTGGAGCATCTCCCACCGCTGGCCGGCATCAACCTGCATGCCTTTCGTTGGGACCACGCGCTGGCCTTTGCGCGCTGGCTGCTGAAAGAAGAGTACCCGAAGACCATCACGGTGTACCTGATCGAGGGACAGCACTTCACCGTGGGGGAGGCGCTGTCGCCGGCCGTCGAGGCGTCCATGCACCGTCTGGCGGACCTGCTGCTGGCGGAGTTGCACGATGCAGCGGCGTGA
- a CDS encoding HypC/HybG/HupF family hydrogenase formation chaperone — MCLAVPGKIVDIFEANGTRMAKLDFGGIQKQVCLAYLPDAIVGDYAIVHVGFAISRIDEASAQETLRHFRELGILEEELGEATPEEYAAPHGESCDLVLP, encoded by the coding sequence ATGTGCCTCGCCGTTCCCGGAAAAATCGTGGATATCTTCGAAGCCAATGGGACCCGTATGGCGAAGCTCGACTTCGGCGGGATCCAGAAGCAGGTCTGCCTGGCGTACCTCCCCGATGCCATCGTCGGTGACTACGCCATCGTACACGTGGGCTTCGCCATCAGCCGTATCGACGAAGCCTCCGCGCAGGAAACACTGCGGCATTTCCGCGAGCTCGGCATCCTTGAGGAGGAGCTGGGGGAAGCAACGCCGGAGGAGTACGCGGCCCCCCATGGCGAGAGCTGCGACCTGGTGCTGCCGTGA
- the hypA gene encoding hydrogenase maturation nickel metallochaperone HypA: protein MHELGLARGIVDLAQAAAVEAAAAKVAAVHVLVGRLAGVEAGALLFSFDIAAEGTRVAGARLVITDVPVAIWCMTCNAERELAGVNRFRCPVCETPSGDIRRGRELEVSSIEVEL from the coding sequence ATGCACGAGCTTGGACTGGCCCGTGGGATCGTGGACCTCGCTCAAGCGGCCGCCGTAGAAGCGGCGGCCGCGAAGGTGGCCGCCGTGCATGTGCTGGTCGGGCGTCTGGCTGGTGTTGAAGCTGGCGCCCTGCTGTTTTCGTTTGATATTGCCGCCGAGGGCACCCGCGTTGCCGGTGCACGGCTGGTGATCACCGACGTTCCGGTGGCGATTTGGTGTATGACGTGCAATGCTGAGCGGGAGCTGGCCGGGGTCAACCGCTTTCGCTGCCCCGTGTGTGAAACCCCGAGCGGCGACATTCGCCGCGGCAGAGAACTGGAAGTGTCGTCAATCGAGGTGGAGTTGTGA
- the hypD gene encoding hydrogenase formation protein HypD: MKYLAEFRDGDMAQKLAREIRAMTTKPWAIMEVCGGQTHSILRNGIDQLLPPEIELIHGPGCPVCVTPLDMIDKALTIAALPDVIFTSFGDMLRVPGSDRDLFRVKSDGGDVRIVYSPLDAVQIARENPAKQVVFFGIGFETTAPANAMAVHIAKREGLKNFSMLVSHVLVPPAIDAIMSAPGNRVQAFLAAGHVCSVMGFWQYPPLAARHQVPIVITGFEPLDVLEGIRRTVQCLENDEARVDNAYARVVTFDGNAPAQALLEEVFAVTDRAWRGIGVIPASGWRLSDAYADYDAEHRFNVGAIRTTESSLCRAGEVLQGAIKPSQCEAFGKQCTPRAPLGATMVSSEGACAAYFNYGRFHTLERATSIA, encoded by the coding sequence GTGAAGTATCTCGCCGAGTTCCGCGACGGCGACATGGCACAGAAGCTGGCCCGGGAGATCCGGGCCATGACGACCAAGCCCTGGGCGATCATGGAAGTGTGCGGAGGCCAGACGCACAGCATCCTGCGCAACGGCATCGATCAGCTCCTCCCGCCGGAGATCGAACTCATTCACGGCCCCGGATGCCCGGTGTGCGTGACCCCGCTCGACATGATCGACAAGGCGCTGACCATCGCGGCGCTGCCAGACGTGATTTTCACCAGCTTCGGTGACATGCTGCGCGTGCCAGGCAGCGACCGCGATCTGTTCCGCGTAAAGAGTGACGGCGGGGATGTCCGCATCGTCTATTCGCCCCTTGATGCCGTGCAAATCGCGCGCGAAAACCCGGCCAAGCAGGTGGTGTTCTTTGGCATTGGCTTCGAGACCACCGCGCCGGCGAATGCGATGGCCGTACATATCGCGAAGCGCGAAGGGTTGAAGAACTTCTCCATGCTCGTCTCGCACGTGCTGGTGCCACCCGCCATCGACGCGATCATGTCGGCGCCAGGCAACCGCGTGCAGGCGTTCCTTGCGGCTGGCCATGTGTGCAGCGTGATGGGGTTCTGGCAGTATCCGCCGCTGGCCGCACGTCACCAGGTACCGATCGTGATTACCGGCTTCGAACCGCTGGACGTGCTGGAAGGGATTCGCCGCACCGTGCAGTGCCTCGAGAACGACGAAGCGCGGGTGGACAATGCCTATGCACGCGTGGTCACCTTCGACGGCAACGCGCCCGCTCAGGCGCTGCTCGAAGAGGTGTTTGCGGTCACCGACCGTGCCTGGCGCGGCATTGGTGTCATTCCGGCCAGCGGTTGGCGCCTCAGCGACGCGTATGCGGACTACGACGCCGAGCACCGGTTCAATGTCGGTGCCATTCGCACGACGGAAAGCTCGCTCTGTCGCGCTGGGGAGGTGCTGCAGGGCGCGATCAAGCCGAGTCAGTGCGAGGCGTTTGGCAAGCAGTGTACGCCGCGTGCACCGCTTGGCGCCACGATGGTGTCCAGTGAGGGGGCCTGCGCCGCGTACTTCAATTATGGTCGCTTCCACACCCTCGAACGGGCCACGTCCATTGCCTGA
- a CDS encoding DUF1641 domain-containing protein encodes MAFGLADGNTERQEQLLARLSDPQTVESLNKLLDRMDIIVFAVEALDGFLSRADTIADNVSDSVGDIRTLMTESGTTGLMEKLPQLARAGAQVADISATPAFQRLASSGLIDQLGEPKTIETVRALIAKLDLAAFALESMDGFLRRGDEIAEGIADGVNDLRNAGSTLDLAEMRRTMQSLPKLVQAGNELVASGILDPVVVGQLAEVGHLFARAYSTAKETHPRQHGMIGLALKLRDPDVNRAINFALRLAKAFGKNLNK; translated from the coding sequence ATGGCGTTCGGGCTGGCAGACGGGAACACCGAGCGACAAGAGCAGCTACTCGCTCGCTTGTCGGATCCGCAGACGGTGGAGTCGTTGAACAAGCTCCTCGATCGGATGGACATCATCGTTTTCGCGGTGGAGGCGCTGGATGGCTTTCTCAGCCGAGCGGACACCATTGCCGACAACGTATCGGACTCGGTAGGTGATATCCGGACCCTGATGACAGAGTCTGGGACGACCGGGCTGATGGAGAAGCTGCCGCAGCTGGCGCGCGCCGGCGCCCAGGTGGCTGACATCTCGGCCACGCCGGCCTTTCAGCGGCTGGCCAGCTCGGGGCTGATCGACCAGCTCGGAGAGCCCAAGACGATCGAAACGGTGCGCGCCCTCATTGCCAAGCTCGATCTGGCGGCCTTTGCACTGGAGTCGATGGACGGCTTCCTGCGCCGTGGTGACGAGATCGCCGAAGGGATCGCTGACGGCGTAAACGACCTGCGCAATGCCGGCTCGACGCTGGACCTGGCGGAGATGCGGCGGACGATGCAGTCCCTGCCCAAGCTGGTACAGGCGGGAAACGAGCTGGTCGCATCCGGTATCCTCGACCCGGTGGTGGTCGGACAGCTGGCCGAGGTGGGCCACCTGTTCGCTCGGGCCTACAGCACCGCAAAGGAAACCCATCCCCGGCAGCATGGTATGATCGGACTGGCCTTGAAGCTCCGAGACCCGGACGTGAATCGTGCCATCAATTTCGCGCTCCGTCTCGCCAAGGCGTTCGGGAAGAACCTCAACAAGTAG
- the hypB gene encoding hydrogenase nickel incorporation protein HypB — MRAGILKKNDELARALRQRFEMAGVYVVNLVSSPGTGKTALLERTMRELVAGGSRVAALVGDLETDNDARRLARSGADVRQINTHGRCHLEAEMIGDFLDAWDLSQLDYLFIENVGNLVCPSSYDLGEATRVVLLSVTEGEDKPLKYPTIFNSADVAIITKMDLAEACDFDAAAAQAAIEAVRPGMRILSLSSKTGVGMGTWLDALYSGRRTLAATNTPA, encoded by the coding sequence GTGCGCGCTGGCATCCTCAAGAAGAATGACGAGCTGGCGCGGGCGCTGCGGCAGCGGTTTGAGATGGCGGGCGTCTATGTGGTCAACCTCGTCTCCAGTCCCGGTACCGGGAAAACCGCGCTGCTGGAACGGACGATGCGTGAACTGGTCGCGGGTGGGTCACGCGTGGCGGCCCTCGTGGGTGATCTCGAGACCGACAACGACGCCCGTCGTCTGGCCCGCAGTGGTGCGGACGTCCGGCAGATCAACACACACGGACGCTGCCATCTCGAAGCGGAGATGATCGGCGACTTCCTCGATGCGTGGGATCTCTCGCAACTGGACTATCTGTTCATCGAAAACGTCGGCAACCTGGTCTGCCCATCCAGTTACGACCTGGGCGAAGCCACCCGCGTGGTCTTGCTCTCGGTGACCGAAGGGGAAGACAAGCCACTCAAGTACCCGACGATCTTCAACTCGGCAGACGTGGCGATCATCACGAAGATGGACCTGGCCGAGGCATGCGACTTCGACGCGGCAGCGGCGCAGGCCGCCATCGAGGCGGTACGGCCGGGGATGCGGATTCTTTCGCTCTCATCCAAGACCGGCGTGGGCATGGGTACCTGGCTCGATGCGCTGTATTCGGGTCGCCGCACCCTGGCGGCCACGAATACGCCCGCGTGA
- a CDS encoding response regulator transcription factor translates to MTLERPTVLLVDDHALVRRGLALLLASDGRYRVIAEASNGAMALDLIARHRPTLVLLDLSMPKLDGLGALRQLRKMPRRPRILVLSMYDDDQFVAQAMSDGADGYLLKDAMDDELFEAMNAVLAGQRYLASGINQRRLENVSVQSSDLTAREREVLQLIANGQTTSQAAEQLAISPHTATRHRANLMRKLGVHNQAELVRTAVQRGLIVFGRTSSGRE, encoded by the coding sequence ATGACACTGGAACGGCCTACGGTCCTGCTGGTCGATGACCACGCCCTGGTGCGCCGCGGCCTCGCACTCCTCTTGGCCAGCGATGGACGGTATCGGGTGATCGCGGAAGCGAGCAACGGCGCGATGGCGCTGGACCTCATCGCCCGGCACCGGCCGACGTTGGTCCTCCTCGACCTGTCGATGCCCAAGCTGGATGGCCTTGGGGCGTTGCGCCAACTCCGCAAGATGCCGCGTCGACCGCGTATCCTGGTGCTGTCGATGTACGACGATGACCAGTTTGTCGCCCAGGCCATGAGCGATGGTGCCGACGGCTACTTGCTGAAAGATGCGATGGACGACGAGCTCTTCGAGGCGATGAACGCGGTGCTGGCGGGGCAGCGGTATCTGGCGTCCGGCATCAACCAGAGACGCCTGGAAAACGTCTCGGTGCAATCCAGCGACCTCACCGCGCGCGAGCGTGAAGTGCTGCAACTGATTGCCAATGGGCAGACGACCTCCCAGGCAGCGGAACAGCTCGCCATCTCCCCGCACACGGCCACGCGGCACCGCGCGAACCTGATGCGGAAGCTGGGGGTGCACAATCAGGCCGAGCTGGTGCGGACGGCGGTCCAGCGCGGGCTGATCGTCTTTGGGCGCACCAGCAGCGGACGGGAGTGA
- a CDS encoding GAF domain-containing sensor histidine kinase produces MTQPPLPSAVPAGTATAAAVTEALYECARASVSEPDVLALARALAAALVRTFRADDVIVAAVVDSTLSSKARIRRKMLVSGPSLTREERTFIDWLLRHRQPFAAHADSPRVARAPASPWPDVIAVPALHHQGHPVALLLVAARCGHGRFGTPDLRVLETIAQQAAVAFDRAQLLAQLENWARGLEALFKFSAAVSSERDPVSLVRDMAEHAARLLKADGGHGGLVVPGDGPEENVMESLAYWCDGMWLERRRRWPRNVGIPGVVLETEFPYLSADYAQDPAREPPDDLGEIMYAIAVPIRTGADVVLGFFELHRRDSNGPFNWQDAAFLESVANMAAVAIENARLGAALAHKTQEMRALSARHVMRLEEERQHIARELHDEAGQALVGVKLSLQAMGRLMPTEVPALREQLAHLRTQVNNAATRLKVLARRLRPPTLDRLGLDMALQQLAHESGEHFGFEIHLLMQPLDERLPTELETALFRVTQEALTNVAAHAEATRVEIRVAISDRNTLELCVADNGVGFDPSERSSGLGLLGMRERITMLGGQFAVTSAPGEGTTIRVTAPIV; encoded by the coding sequence GTGACGCAGCCTCCGCTGCCGTCAGCGGTACCCGCTGGGACAGCGACGGCCGCCGCCGTCACCGAGGCCTTGTACGAGTGCGCGCGTGCATCCGTCAGCGAGCCCGATGTCCTGGCGCTGGCCCGGGCGTTGGCGGCCGCCCTGGTTCGGACGTTTCGTGCGGATGACGTCATCGTCGCCGCAGTCGTGGACAGCACCCTCTCCAGCAAAGCGCGCATCCGGCGCAAGATGCTGGTGTCGGGTCCTTCCCTGACTCGTGAGGAACGGACCTTCATCGACTGGCTGCTGCGACACCGGCAACCCTTCGCGGCGCATGCCGACAGCCCCCGAGTGGCGCGTGCACCGGCGTCACCCTGGCCCGACGTCATCGCCGTTCCGGCGCTGCACCACCAAGGGCACCCCGTCGCGCTCCTGCTGGTGGCGGCGCGATGCGGACACGGGAGGTTCGGGACGCCCGACCTGCGCGTGCTCGAGACGATTGCGCAGCAGGCAGCCGTCGCGTTCGATCGGGCGCAACTGCTGGCGCAGCTTGAGAACTGGGCGCGCGGCCTCGAAGCGCTCTTCAAGTTCAGCGCGGCCGTGAGCAGCGAACGCGATCCGGTCAGCCTGGTGCGCGATATGGCGGAGCATGCGGCGCGTTTGCTCAAGGCCGACGGGGGCCATGGCGGACTCGTCGTCCCAGGGGACGGTCCCGAAGAGAACGTCATGGAGTCGTTGGCATACTGGTGCGACGGCATGTGGCTGGAGCGGCGGCGCCGTTGGCCCCGGAACGTCGGTATCCCGGGGGTGGTGCTGGAAACCGAGTTTCCGTACCTCTCTGCCGACTACGCGCAGGATCCCGCGCGCGAGCCGCCCGACGACCTCGGGGAGATCATGTACGCGATTGCCGTGCCGATCAGGACCGGCGCGGACGTGGTGTTGGGATTCTTCGAGTTGCACCGTCGGGACAGCAACGGCCCCTTCAACTGGCAAGATGCGGCCTTCCTGGAGTCGGTGGCCAACATGGCGGCGGTTGCCATTGAGAATGCCCGCCTGGGGGCTGCGCTGGCGCACAAGACGCAGGAAATGCGCGCGCTCTCTGCCCGTCACGTAATGCGGCTCGAGGAGGAGCGGCAGCACATTGCCCGCGAGCTGCACGATGAGGCCGGTCAGGCACTGGTCGGGGTCAAGCTCTCGCTGCAGGCGATGGGACGGCTGATGCCGACCGAAGTGCCGGCGCTGCGCGAGCAGCTCGCGCACCTCCGGACGCAAGTGAATAACGCCGCCACCCGCCTCAAGGTCCTGGCCCGCCGCCTTCGCCCGCCGACGCTCGATCGGCTCGGTCTCGACATGGCGCTGCAGCAGCTGGCCCACGAGAGCGGTGAGCATTTCGGATTCGAGATCCACCTGCTGATGCAGCCACTCGACGAACGCCTGCCCACCGAGCTGGAAACCGCGCTCTTTCGCGTGACGCAGGAAGCGCTGACGAACGTGGCAGCCCACGCCGAGGCGACGCGTGTCGAGATCCGCGTGGCCATCAGCGACCGCAACACGCTCGAGCTGTGCGTTGCGGACAACGGCGTGGGGTTCGACCCGAGCGAACGATCGTCCGGTCTCGGGTTGCTGGGCATGCGCGAGCGCATCACGATGCTGGGGGGCCAGTTTGCCGTCACCTCCGCTCCCGGCGAAGGCACCACCATTCGGGTCACGGCACCTATCGTATGA
- a CDS encoding hydrogenase: MATVLWLQGGACSGNTMSFLNAEEPTAVDLVTDFGVDLLWHPSIGMEMGENAQRLFHDLASGKKQLDIFVFEGTVILGPNGTGRFNMFADRPMKDWVAELSAQAGAVVAIGDCACWGGIPATEPNPVDNVGLQYLKRKQGGFLGADFVSKWGLPVINIPGCPAHPDWITQILVAIAAGRAGDIALDELQRPQTFFKTFTQTGCTRVQYFEYKQSTVEFGQGTRQGCLFYEMGCRGPMTRSPCNRILWNRQSSKTRAGMPCTGCTEPEFPFHELKPGTVFKTQKISGTIPKEVPTGSDHVSYMAHAAAARVAAPKWSKEDMFVV; encoded by the coding sequence ATGGCGACCGTGTTGTGGCTGCAGGGCGGTGCGTGTTCGGGTAACACGATGTCGTTTCTGAATGCTGAGGAACCGACCGCGGTCGACCTCGTGACGGACTTTGGAGTCGACCTACTGTGGCACCCGTCGATCGGGATGGAAATGGGCGAGAACGCCCAGCGCCTCTTCCATGACCTGGCCTCGGGCAAGAAGCAGCTCGACATCTTCGTCTTCGAGGGAACCGTCATCCTCGGCCCCAACGGAACGGGGCGGTTCAACATGTTCGCTGACCGCCCGATGAAGGACTGGGTGGCCGAGCTGTCGGCGCAGGCTGGCGCCGTCGTGGCCATTGGCGACTGTGCCTGCTGGGGCGGTATCCCCGCCACGGAACCGAACCCGGTGGACAACGTCGGCCTGCAATACCTGAAGCGAAAGCAGGGCGGATTCCTCGGCGCCGACTTCGTGTCGAAGTGGGGGCTCCCGGTCATCAACATTCCCGGCTGTCCGGCGCATCCGGACTGGATCACGCAGATCCTCGTGGCGATCGCGGCCGGCCGTGCCGGCGACATTGCGCTCGACGAACTGCAGCGCCCGCAGACGTTCTTCAAGACCTTCACGCAGACCGGCTGCACGCGGGTGCAGTACTTCGAGTACAAGCAGAGTACCGTGGAGTTCGGTCAGGGCACGCGTCAGGGGTGCCTCTTCTACGAAATGGGCTGCCGCGGCCCAATGACGCGCTCTCCATGCAACCGCATCCTCTGGAACCGACAGAGCTCCAAGACGCGCGCCGGCATGCCCTGCACCGGCTGCACCGAACCCGAGTTCCCGTTCCACGAGCTCAAGCCCGGCACCGTGTTCAAGACGCAGAAGATCAGTGGCACGATCCCGAAGGAAGTACCGACCGGCTCCGACCACGTGTCCTACATGGCACATGCCGCTGCCGCGCGCGTCGCAGCGCCGAAGTGGTCGAAAGAAGACATGTTCGTGGTCTGA
- a CDS encoding nickel-dependent hydrogenase large subunit, with amino-acid sequence MPDKMRISPLGRVEGDLDLRVTLRDGVVTDAWTEASMFRGFEIILRGKDPQAGLIVTPRICGICGGSHLYKACYALDTAWRTHVPRNATLIRNIAQACETLLSIPRWFYALFAIDLTNKNYAHLPEYDEVVRRFAPFVGTSYEPGVTLSGKPVEIYALFGGQWPHSSFMIPGGVMCAPTLSDVTRAIAILDYWKREWLEKQWLGCSVERWMEIKSWNDLLVWADENDSQRNSDCGLFLRFALRAGLDKFGQGCGSFIATGTYFKPELYENPTVDGRNAALISRSGIYDGSKKAFHDFDHLNVREDITNSFYRGQSLLHPWQGETDPIDPLDGHKQGKYSWAKSPRYNVPNVGTMPLEAGPLSRQIIAGRAADASHQDYDPFILDAVNTIGPNVLTRVMARMHEAPKYAVWVRQWLDQLDLHDKFYTKPIEHTEGRGFGATEAARGSLSDWIVISNGRIENYQVITPTAWNIGPRDGTGINGPMEQAFIGAEIKDPTDPVEMGIVARSFDSCLVCTVHAYDEKTGKELSSFRIGEMG; translated from the coding sequence ATGCCGGACAAGATGCGCATCAGCCCGCTCGGACGCGTCGAGGGTGACCTCGACCTGCGCGTCACGCTGCGAGATGGTGTTGTCACGGATGCGTGGACGGAAGCATCGATGTTTCGCGGGTTCGAAATCATTCTTCGCGGCAAGGACCCGCAGGCCGGCCTGATCGTCACACCACGCATCTGCGGCATCTGCGGCGGTTCGCACCTGTACAAGGCGTGTTATGCCCTCGACACCGCGTGGCGCACGCACGTGCCGCGCAACGCAACGCTCATCCGCAACATCGCGCAGGCCTGCGAGACACTGCTGAGTATCCCGCGCTGGTTTTACGCCCTGTTCGCGATCGACCTCACCAACAAGAATTACGCCCACCTGCCGGAATACGACGAAGTGGTGCGCCGCTTCGCCCCGTTTGTCGGCACCAGCTATGAGCCCGGCGTCACGCTCTCAGGCAAACCAGTCGAGATCTACGCCCTGTTCGGTGGACAGTGGCCACACTCGAGCTTCATGATCCCCGGTGGCGTCATGTGCGCCCCGACGCTCTCTGATGTCACCCGCGCGATCGCGATCCTCGACTACTGGAAGCGCGAATGGCTGGAGAAGCAGTGGCTTGGGTGCTCGGTCGAGCGCTGGATGGAGATAAAGAGCTGGAACGACCTGTTGGTGTGGGCCGACGAGAACGACAGCCAACGGAATTCCGACTGCGGCCTGTTCCTGCGCTTCGCCTTGCGGGCGGGCCTCGACAAGTTTGGCCAGGGATGCGGCTCGTTCATCGCCACCGGTACCTACTTCAAGCCGGAACTGTACGAAAACCCGACCGTCGATGGCCGGAACGCGGCGCTGATCAGCCGCTCCGGCATCTACGATGGCAGCAAGAAGGCGTTCCATGACTTCGACCACCTTAACGTACGCGAAGACATCACGAACTCCTTCTACCGTGGCCAGAGCCTGCTGCACCCGTGGCAAGGCGAGACCGATCCCATCGATCCACTCGATGGCCACAAGCAGGGCAAGTACTCGTGGGCCAAATCGCCGCGCTACAATGTGCCGAATGTGGGGACCATGCCACTCGAGGCCGGCCCGCTCTCGCGCCAGATCATCGCCGGCCGCGCCGCTGACGCCAGCCATCAGGACTACGATCCGTTCATCCTCGACGCGGTCAACACCATCGGTCCGAACGTGCTGACCCGTGTCATGGCCCGCATGCACGAAGCGCCCAAGTACGCCGTCTGGGTGCGTCAGTGGCTCGATCAGCTCGACCTGCACGACAAGTTCTATACCAAGCCCATTGAGCACACCGAAGGGCGCGGTTTTGGTGCCACGGAAGCGGCCCGCGGCTCGCTGTCAGACTGGATCGTGATCAGCAATGGTCGCATCGAGAACTATCAGGTGATCACACCGACCGCGTGGAACATCGGCCCGCGCGATGGCACCGGCATCAACGGACCCATGGAGCAAGCGTTCATCGGTGCGGAAATCAAGGATCCCACCGATCCGGTCGAGATGGGCATCGTGGCCCGCTCGTTCGATTCGTGCCTGGTGTGCACGGTACACGCCTACGACGAAAAGACCGGCAAGGAACTGTCGAGCTTCCGTATCGGCGAGATGGGATGA
- a CDS encoding NifU family protein: MTADSELALRAKAVEAALTDVKGMPIDHRTRAVALKDAVEAFHKAGLTQIVRTLKADPRGMELLLELVDDPNVYALFAMHGIVKADLRTRVANVVETVRPYTQSHGGDVELVDVKDGTVYVKMAGACNGCSMSAVTLRNGVEEALREQCPEITAIEVVPNEPTAAVIPLVALQRGGANAGWLSGPAVTDLTEGKPFRMELTNGKSLVLLRFENQISAFHNACAHQGLPIDGGMVDMESRTITCPWHGFRFDCLSGECLTAPQAQLEQVPVRVDGGQVMVRPE; the protein is encoded by the coding sequence GTGACGGCAGACTCCGAACTCGCGCTGCGCGCCAAGGCGGTGGAAGCAGCGCTCACTGACGTGAAGGGGATGCCAATTGACCACCGGACGCGCGCGGTCGCACTCAAAGATGCCGTCGAGGCCTTCCACAAGGCTGGGCTCACCCAAATCGTGCGCACCCTGAAGGCCGATCCGCGCGGAATGGAACTGCTGCTCGAACTGGTGGACGACCCGAATGTCTACGCCCTCTTTGCCATGCACGGCATCGTGAAGGCCGACTTGCGCACCCGTGTCGCCAACGTCGTGGAGACGGTCCGGCCGTACACGCAGTCGCACGGCGGTGACGTGGAGCTGGTCGACGTGAAGGACGGCACCGTATACGTGAAGATGGCCGGTGCCTGCAACGGCTGCAGCATGAGCGCGGTGACCCTGCGCAATGGCGTCGAAGAGGCCCTCCGGGAGCAGTGCCCGGAAATCACCGCCATCGAAGTCGTCCCTAACGAGCCAACGGCCGCCGTGATCCCGCTGGTGGCACTCCAGCGCGGCGGCGCCAACGCCGGCTGGCTCTCCGGACCAGCGGTGACCGACCTGACGGAAGGGAAGCCGTTCCGTATGGAGCTCACGAACGGCAAGAGTCTGGTGTTGCTGCGCTTCGAGAACCAGATCTCCGCCTTCCACAACGCGTGCGCCCATCAGGGGCTACCAATTGATGGGGGGATGGTGGACATGGAATCGCGAACCATCACCTGTCCGTGGCACGGCTTTCGTTTTGATTGCCTCTCCGGCGAATGCCTTACCGCACCGCAGGCACAACTGGAGCAGGTCCCCGTCCGCGTGGACGGTGGCCAGGTCATGGTGCGCCCGGAATGA